In Nonomuraea muscovyensis, one genomic interval encodes:
- a CDS encoding serine hydrolase domain-containing protein → MAAAAKKLLVPGAVVVLRTPQGNFEARAGTTKLGTQTPPDADTHVRIASNTKTMTSALIVLLAQDGKLRFDDPVSTYVPDVPNGKNITIAELLKMRSGLYNYTNAPELAAALDADPTKVWTPQEVLAIAFRRPPQFQPGTSYDYSNTNYALLGLIAEKAGGRPLAQQFQDRLFGPLGLRQTSLPAAEDNSIPDRYSHGYMYGGSSYALVDKQYPADLQTAARNGTLQPVDYTNQNSSYATAAGGVLSTAGNLATWIRALVSGTVLNAEYQQRWLHSLQPEDPDTPDGQQYGYGIAYQRFGPNASMYYHGGELPGFNSFIGHDADNNVTLVIWTNLTLSPDGRTTANALLPAVLDEIYAGLSLSPTPSPTTTR, encoded by the coding sequence GTGGCCGCCGCAGCCAAGAAGCTCCTGGTCCCCGGGGCGGTGGTCGTGCTCCGCACCCCGCAGGGGAACTTTGAAGCGAGGGCCGGCACCACAAAGCTGGGCACGCAGACGCCGCCGGATGCGGACACTCATGTCCGGATCGCCTCGAACACCAAGACCATGACGTCGGCGCTGATCGTGCTACTCGCCCAGGACGGCAAGCTTCGGTTCGACGACCCAGTGTCCACATACGTCCCAGATGTGCCCAACGGCAAGAACATCACCATCGCAGAGCTGCTGAAGATGCGGAGCGGGCTTTACAACTACACGAATGCGCCCGAGTTGGCGGCGGCTCTGGACGCCGACCCGACGAAGGTCTGGACACCGCAGGAGGTATTGGCCATCGCGTTCCGGCGCCCGCCGCAGTTCCAGCCCGGTACGTCCTACGACTACAGCAACACCAACTACGCATTGCTGGGTCTGATCGCCGAGAAGGCCGGTGGGCGCCCATTGGCCCAGCAATTCCAGGACCGCTTGTTCGGCCCGCTCGGGCTGCGGCAGACTTCGCTTCCCGCCGCCGAAGACAACTCCATCCCGGATCGTTACTCGCATGGCTACATGTACGGCGGATCCTCCTATGCGCTGGTCGACAAGCAGTACCCCGCCGACCTGCAGACCGCCGCACGCAACGGAACACTCCAGCCCGTCGACTACACCAACCAGAACTCCTCCTACGCAACCGCTGCCGGTGGCGTCCTCTCCACGGCGGGCAACCTGGCCACGTGGATCCGAGCACTGGTTTCCGGCACGGTCTTGAATGCCGAGTACCAGCAACGATGGCTTCACAGCCTGCAACCCGAGGACCCGGACACACCCGATGGGCAGCAATACGGCTACGGCATCGCCTATCAACGTTTCGGGCCGAACGCCTCGATGTACTACCACGGCGGTGAACTTCCGGGCTTCAACTCGTTCATCGGCCATGACGCAGATAACAACGTGACGCTCGTGATATGGACGAACTTGACCCTGTCGCCCGACGGCAGGACTACGGCGAATGCCCTACTGCCGGCAGTTCTCGATGAGATTTACGCCGGGCTATCGCTGTCGCCCACACCATCCCCTACCACCACCAGGTAA